One genomic window of Thermococcus indicus includes the following:
- the rlmD gene encoding 23S rRNA (uracil(1939)-C(5))-methyltransferase RlmD produces MRGIVERLDHEGLGVVRMGKREIHVPFTAPGDVVEVKKWRKKKRKLTATDFEVVEPSSSRVEPVCPSFGVCGGCLLQHVPYERQVEFKAEKLSALLGMDVEVIPSPVIYGHRNRIDVVISTNGIGFRRRGTWWDAVDIEWCPVFGESSRMVLRSLREFIEDHAPSLYEIRKNEGFLRYIVIREGKFTGELMVNLVTSEGELPAEFPEYFDYADSVYWSVNRTPSDVSYGEIERFWRSEFIRERLDDVTYLIHPNSFFQTNSYQAVTLVRKVAELVEGGKVLDLYSGVGTFGIYLAKRGFSVEGIEVNPFAVEMANRTAELNGVDAAFRVGQDRDVENLSEYDTVIVDPPRAGLHPKLIRKILKDKPQSIVYVSCNPKTLRANLDELAGVYSLETAVGIDMFPHTPHVETVVKLKLGV; encoded by the coding sequence ATGCGGGGAATCGTTGAGAGGCTCGACCATGAGGGACTGGGCGTTGTACGTATGGGGAAGAGGGAAATCCACGTTCCTTTCACCGCACCCGGCGACGTTGTTGAAGTGAAAAAATGGCGGAAGAAAAAACGGAAGCTAACCGCCACCGATTTTGAGGTCGTAGAGCCCTCATCCAGCAGAGTGGAACCGGTGTGTCCCAGTTTTGGGGTCTGCGGGGGATGCCTTCTTCAGCACGTCCCCTACGAGAGGCAGGTTGAGTTCAAGGCGGAGAAGCTCTCGGCACTTCTTGGTATGGACGTCGAAGTTATTCCATCACCCGTGATTTACGGTCACAGAAATCGCATCGATGTTGTCATTTCGACAAACGGTATTGGGTTCAGGAGGCGCGGCACGTGGTGGGACGCGGTTGATATCGAGTGGTGCCCCGTCTTCGGCGAATCCAGCAGGATGGTTCTCCGCTCTCTGAGGGAGTTTATAGAGGACCACGCCCCGAGTTTGTACGAGATACGGAAGAACGAGGGCTTTCTGCGCTACATCGTCATCCGCGAGGGCAAGTTCACGGGCGAGCTGATGGTTAACCTCGTCACATCGGAAGGTGAGCTCCCCGCGGAGTTCCCGGAATACTTTGACTACGCGGACTCGGTGTACTGGAGCGTGAACCGGACCCCGAGCGATGTCTCCTACGGGGAGATAGAGCGCTTCTGGCGCAGTGAGTTCATACGGGAGCGGCTCGACGACGTTACCTACCTGATCCATCCAAACAGCTTCTTCCAGACGAACAGCTACCAAGCCGTAACGCTGGTTAGGAAAGTGGCCGAACTGGTCGAGGGTGGGAAAGTCCTCGACCTCTACTCCGGCGTGGGGACCTTCGGCATCTATCTGGCCAAAAGGGGGTTCTCCGTTGAGGGAATCGAGGTAAATCCCTTCGCGGTGGAGATGGCGAACAGAACCGCCGAGCTCAACGGCGTTGACGCCGCGTTCAGGGTCGGCCAGGATCGGGACGTCGAAAATCTTTCGGAATATGATACAGTAATAGTTGATCCGCCAAGGGCGGGATTGCATCCCAAACTGATAAGGAAAATCTTAAAAGACAAACCGCAAAGCATCGTTTACGTCTCCTGCAATCCAAAGACCCTCAGGGCCAATCTCGACGAACTGGCAGGGGTTTACTCGCTAGAGACCGCGGTGGGGATTGACATGTTCCCGCACACGCCCCACGTGGAGACGGTTGTCAAACTTAAACTTGGGGTTTAA
- a CDS encoding helix-turn-helix domain-containing protein: MFGRRKDAVYKVLATKKRAVALQSLSAELETPAPAVFRAVKELESDGLVEVFYGQDKAAIMVRAKTIGDYI; this comes from the coding sequence ATGTTCGGCAGGCGTAAGGATGCTGTGTATAAGGTACTCGCCACAAAAAAGAGGGCGGTCGCCCTCCAGAGCCTGAGCGCCGAACTTGAAACACCCGCACCCGCGGTCTTCAGGGCCGTGAAGGAGCTGGAATCCGACGGTCTCGTTGAGGTCTTCTACGGCCAAGACAAGGCCGCCATAATGGTTCGCGCCAAAACAATAGGGGACTACATCTGA